GTTCCCATAGATTGTTTAACCATTGGATACTGCCAGAGAAAAATTGCACCCACAGTTTTAATTTGGAGATGTTTGTGCAAAACATGATACTAAAGATTTTACTAGTAACTAGTAACTGGAGGGTTAATCATTGTTTACTCCAACTGAAGGATACACAGTGTTAGGAACATTCCCTTTATTTTGCATAATTTGTATATACTTTTGTTACTTTATTTTGCATAATTTGTATATACTTTAACTAACGTGACGTATTAAACTATTCATCActtctatatatattaatattagtgCAAGTGCAGCAAAAGCTTGAAAACGTTAATGTTTGATCAAATAGTGGTTAAATGGTACTaacataagcaaaaaaaaaaaaaactgggggTAATGTAAAATTATGATGTTGCTGAAGTGTGTTCTGACTcattattaatttgatcaaGTTGGTGATCAAGCAAGCGAGTCTAAGGGTATACTATAGTCCACTAAATAATACACAGCTTTTCCTTTTAGTTGGTGGGAACTTTACATGGATGAGAAATTGGATGGGGTGAtctaaattaaaggaaaaacttTAAACAATGGTCTACGACACTTATCTACATGCTATGCATAGTGGATTTTGTTTTGTCTTAATCATTGCTCATGGTGTTATATAAGGAAGACCATTTCATGCACTTAATTGCATAACAACCTTTGCAACCCTTTCTAACAAATAGCAAAATTTGTTAAACGATGGAAGTAATGTGTGGTGCCAAAGTTGGCAAAATGGTCCATAAGGCCAAGCCATATGTGTTAACTGTGGGGTTGCAATTTGGGATGGCGGGGACATACCTCTTCACCATGGCCAGTTTGAACCATGGAATGAGTCGTTTGGTGTTCATTGTGTATCGCAATGCCATTGCGGCGCTGGCCCTTGCTCCCTTTGCCTTGATCTTTGAAAGGTGCTGATTAATCATTTTGTGGTACTTTTtgatttattgatattttgtttgaatGTATATATATGACATATTCCATATCTGTCTATAAATTTGGAGTTACTTTGTTTAATTAACTATCTTGTTACAATTTTACAGGAAAGTTAGGCCAAAGATGACATGGACGGTCTTCATACAGATATTAGTACTTGGATTTCTTGAGTAATTACCTTAAACTTATCTATTATAGTGTACTCATGGCATGTGACATGGTAAATTGGAGAAACACcagtaaattttttaagtttaaccATGATACACTAATATGTTATATTatcatctaatcataaattattcttgatataatttttaaagtgattatcataaaactaaacaaatttatcatatataatgttataattagatgatgttattttacattatccatagcttattttctctaatttttcaTCTATATACTTAATAGACACCACCACCTCAACTTCAGTTATAGCAATCACTCACCCATtgagtaattattttttgattatacCGGAACATCATGCTTGAATCTAACTCGAATTTGCGGTTGTGGAAAAACTAGATAGGAAAAAGAGAAATTCTAGTTATAAGGTATCTAGTGAATCCCTCATTAAAATTGAGAtcttgatcaaagaaaaagatatcCCATATTTAGAGTCCTTTTTGTATAttatatgaatataaataatCTCATTGGACCATAATACATaacaattttttgaaatatggAAAAGAATATCTTAATATTAACTAGCCTCTGGttatatttgatttgttttaagAATGACTTTATTTATTCCCGTCTCTTTTTTTCCTGTTTGAAAGAATCTTTCCTTTATACTATGTTTTCCAAGAGTCTAGAAAATTTTCATTAGAATAATCGTTAAAGTTGGCACAAATAATCACGTAATTCATTGCTAGACCAAACGAGTTTATTCAACCTATTAATCTCTGATTAATAAAGATTGTGATTAtagcaatttaaaaaaaagttaaataggAAGTTTTATAGAGAAACTAATggataaaagttaaaatacgTTAATATATTAAGACAAGGACCAATTTTATGCTCTCTAAATAAACACACAACTTTTGTGCATGTTGATAATTCGttctatatattttatgttgtaggccagtggttgaccaaggattCACTTTCTTGGGGATGCAATACACTTCAGCTTCCTTTGCGTCCGCTGTTATGAATGCCGTACCCTCCGTAACCTTTGTGCTTGCAGTAATTTTCAGGTGAAATTCTATTTATTGAAgataaatttacttttattttatttctagtaaaaaaatttgagaaaaggAGCATGCAATTGTCTTTCTGTCGTAAgtctaatatgtataaaaaatttgttgatgTTTATAAGAACATTTATAATGTGGGCATTTTAtaagttgtttaaaattaaataatattgtttaataaatttttatcaatGAAACAAATGATTTGATAGTGTGTCACTTAAGTGAGTTGTTTGTATAAATAatcatttcttaatttattcttacttattttaaaatcatttttcaattacaaAGTTTAATGTGACTGAAGTTAAACATTCActctaataattttaatattaaagtaaattcttatgtaaattttttaaatttaggtgGCATTATAAGACTCACAAACTTAAGATAagtaattcattttaacaatATCATACATTGTAAATGCTCTAATAGTTATTCTCTATGTACAAACTAAGAtataagcaaaaagaaaagaaaaaaaagctaatTCACGtccattgataaaattaattaattaaaatcttttaattttgataatttcaataaaaaagtaattcatTTCCTAAAGTATCACCTACATTTGATTAATTgtataacacaaaaaaaaagttgttggaaataaaactttaaataaatgaaaggtattttgaaaataacatcattaaataagaaatatttaaaatttgcttatattttagtctatcacacataaattttttattgttttgaattGAGTGAGTATCATGAAAGttacacaaataataatatatgattaaataatagtataagACTCTTTTATAGTATAAAACTCTTTTATACCATTTAGTACACCAATATTAAACGTAAAACTTTAATGCTTTTACTTCCAACTATTTTCCTTAAAAGTATGGTTACACATTCGCTTATCCCAACAATATCAAGTAGTTATGACTAGTGTTTATAATATGTACAAGTacaagacaaagaaaaagagtaTTGCACCTATTGGTAATTAACAATCTCCAATTGAAATTCTATATACTAACTACTTTGTGTTCTATCAGGTTAGAGCGTATAAAAATAAGGGAATTACGCAGTCAAGCAAAAGTAATCGGAACCTTAGTAACCTTTGCTGGGGCATTGTTAATGACACTATACAAAGGCCCTCAGTTTGACCTATTTCATCATTCAAACACAGCCCACCAGCAAGGTGGAAGCCACTCCACTCAGAATCACTCACACTGGGTCGCCGGAACTCTCTTCATTTGCCTTGGTTGTCTGGCTTGGTCTTCCTTCTACATATTGCAGGTATCTAATTAGTGTattaagagtaaatttttttagtatacaTATGGTTACACTAAGGTTAGGACCTATAATCTCATGTTATTACCCAAACTCTCTCACCACTACTCTGACTCTAGCGGGTTGCATTAAAAGTAAATAAGATATGCATAAATGTATATTTGGttattcaaacataaattattatatatgacaaaaaaaatgttatatatgataatttttgttGACTGATGTGATATTTACCTTATAAGTTACATTAATAATgacttataatataattaattgataatgtaGAATTTTTACTgataatgtataaaaattaaaatcatgcattaatataagagtttaatttatatgtattgtTAGGGTAATTTGTTTATGCAGacaactaattagaaattatgttaggaataatagataagattgttattttaaaagttaataaatttattgtatatgattatttttaattgattgatagtgtaaaatttttttatttgacataAATATATAGACCATTTACTCTTAATatgatttcatcaaattaattttgtattaatataattaattgatatattagGCATGTGACTCAATATTTTTTCTGTTCTAATGTACAACAAAATGTAATTTATGCAGTCCATAACGGTGAAAAGGTACCCTGCGGAACTATCACTCTCATCCTTGATATGCTTTGCGGGTGCTTTGCAAAGTGCCGTGGTTGCTCTGATTGCAGATCATAACCCTCGAGCATGGGCTATCGGTTTCGACTACAGCCTCTATGGTCCTCTATACACTGTTAGTgccataatttcaattttttgttaaatctcTTGGACCAACTTTATTGTTGTTGAAACgg
The genomic region above belongs to Glycine max cultivar Williams 82 chromosome 14, Glycine_max_v4.0, whole genome shotgun sequence and contains:
- the LOC100777641 gene encoding WAT1-related protein At4g08290; protein product: MEVMCGAKVGKMVHKAKPYVLTVGLQFGMAGTYLFTMASLNHGMSRLVFIVYRNAIAALALAPFALIFERKVRPKMTWTVFIQILVLGFLEPVVDQGFTFLGMQYTSASFASAVMNAVPSVTFVLAVIFRLERIKIRELRSQAKVIGTLVTFAGALLMTLYKGPQFDLFHHSNTAHQQGGSHSTQNHSHWVAGTLFICLGCLAWSSFYILQSITVKRYPAELSLSSLICFAGALQSAVVALIADHNPRAWAIGFDYSLYGPLYTGIMSSGIAYYIQGLVMQSRGPVFVTSFNPLCMIIVTALGSLLLGEHLYLGSIIGGIIIAVGLYSVVWGKGKDYKEDMSSPATTKETETMQLPITSPNNK